Proteins encoded within one genomic window of Thioploca ingrica:
- a CDS encoding OmpA/MotB protein: MKSISYAIFRKFLLLFPIIWLEMSCSTVPTAENSLLTEASEVYAQASADPNTASLEALAEAKSALEKAKTSKDNETKEHFAYLAKGYAQIAITVAKRQALELERKKLLQPVPSLRENNNLNVNNQQLQQQIAYWQRNPNEQLVLILEDIWSKTEPADLLPEARLSLNTVARFLDPHPELQVIIKSYNDNSSNDQYDLGLSDRRAHAVKFALINRGIRSNRIRATQASRLLTQNQTATKHKQNNRVELIIFKEENKKL; this comes from the coding sequence ATGAAAAGCATAAGTTATGCTATTTTTAGAAAATTTTTGCTATTATTTCCTATTATCTGGCTAGAAATGAGTTGTAGTACTGTTCCAACTGCGGAGAATAGTTTGTTAACCGAAGCGAGCGAAGTTTATGCTCAGGCAAGTGCAGACCCTAATACAGCTTCCTTAGAAGCCCTGGCTGAAGCTAAATCAGCTTTAGAAAAAGCAAAGACCTCTAAGGATAATGAAACTAAAGAACATTTTGCTTATTTAGCCAAAGGTTATGCACAAATTGCGATTACCGTAGCTAAACGCCAAGCACTCGAATTAGAAAGGAAAAAGTTACTGCAGCCAGTACCGAGTTTACGTGAAAACAATAATCTGAATGTTAACAATCAACAATTACAACAACAAATTGCTTATTGGCAACGTAATCCTAATGAACAATTAGTTTTAATTTTAGAAGATATCTGGTCTAAAACTGAACCGGCGGATTTACTACCAGAAGCAAGGCTAAGTCTTAATACGGTGGCTCGTTTTCTTGACCCACATCCAGAATTACAAGTTATTATAAAGAGTTATAACGATAACTCCAGTAATGATCAATACGATCTCGGTTTATCTGACCGGCGTGCCCATGCCGTTAAATTTGCCTTAATTAATCGCGGTATTCGTTCTAACCGGATTAGAGCAACCCAAGCAAGTCGGCTATTGACTCAAAATCAAACTGCTACGAAGCACAAGCAAAATAACCGTGTAGAACTTATTATCTTCAAAGAAGAAAATAAAAAACTATGA
- a CDS encoding dihydroxy-acid dehydratase, with the protein MTDSINKISRKITQPKSQGASQAMLYGTGLTPEEMNKAQVGIASVWYEGNTCNMHLLDLAAQVKEGVIAAGMVGMRFNTIGVSDGISMGTRGMSFSLQSRDLIADSIETVMGGQWYDANISLPGCDKNMPGCLMAMGRINRPALMIYGGTIKPGHDNHNQPLDIVSAFQSYGQYLAGTITEEERQAIVKQACPGAGACGGMYTANTMACAIEALGMSLPYSSSIPAEDPKKLTECFQAGAAIRYLLEQDIKPRDIMTRAAFENAIVIVMALGGSTNAVLHLIAMAKAVDVVLTIDDFQQVSNRVPFIADLKPSGQYVMEDLHHIGGTPAVMKYLLTQGLLNGDCLTVTGKTVAENLAHVPDLAAGQTIIRPLENPIKPSGHIQILKGNLAPGGAVAKITGKEGLSFTGPAKVYDSEEDMLAALERKEIVKGDVVVIRYEGPKGGPGMPEMLTPTSAIIGAGLGKEVALITDGRFSGGSHGFIVGHIVPEAQEGGPIAVITNGDIITIDTHNNQLNVAISPEEMARRQAQWTSPPYKATRGTLYKYIKNVKNASEGCVTDE; encoded by the coding sequence ATGACCGATTCAATTAATAAAATCAGTAGAAAAATTACCCAGCCCAAATCACAAGGCGCTTCTCAAGCTATGCTCTATGGTACTGGCTTAACGCCAGAGGAGATGAATAAAGCCCAAGTGGGAATTGCTAGCGTTTGGTATGAAGGTAATACTTGTAACATGCACTTATTAGATTTAGCCGCTCAAGTTAAAGAAGGCGTTATCGCCGCCGGTATGGTGGGGATGCGATTTAATACGATTGGCGTTAGTGATGGGATTTCTATGGGAACGCGAGGGATGAGTTTCTCTTTGCAATCAAGGGATTTAATTGCAGATTCCATTGAAACCGTCATGGGTGGACAATGGTACGATGCGAACATTTCGTTACCGGGTTGTGATAAAAATATGCCGGGTTGTCTCATGGCTATGGGACGGATAAATCGACCCGCTTTAATGATTTACGGTGGTACTATTAAACCGGGTCATGATAACCATAATCAACCTTTAGATATTGTTTCTGCTTTTCAATCTTATGGACAATATCTTGCGGGTACCATTACGGAAGAAGAACGTCAAGCGATTGTGAAACAAGCTTGTCCAGGTGCGGGTGCTTGTGGTGGAATGTATACGGCTAATACCATGGCTTGCGCGATAGAAGCCCTGGGGATGAGTTTACCTTATAGTTCCTCCATTCCAGCCGAGGATCCGAAGAAATTAACCGAATGCTTTCAAGCCGGTGCGGCTATTCGTTATTTACTGGAACAAGATATTAAACCCCGTGATATTATGACTCGTGCCGCTTTTGAGAATGCGATAGTCATTGTCATGGCTTTGGGCGGTTCTACTAATGCCGTGTTACACTTAATTGCTATGGCCAAAGCAGTTGATGTGGTCTTAACGATTGATGATTTTCAACAAGTCAGTAACCGAGTACCCTTTATTGCCGATCTGAAGCCCAGTGGACAATATGTTATGGAAGATTTACACCATATTGGTGGTACGCCGGCGGTTATGAAATATTTGTTAACACAAGGTTTATTAAATGGCGATTGTTTAACCGTCACCGGTAAAACGGTAGCCGAGAATTTAGCCCATGTGCCCGATTTAGCAGCGGGTCAAACTATTATTCGTCCGCTGGAAAATCCCATTAAACCAAGTGGACATATTCAAATTCTGAAAGGTAATTTGGCTCCGGGTGGTGCAGTCGCTAAAATTACTGGGAAAGAAGGTCTTAGTTTCACTGGTCCAGCTAAAGTTTATGACAGCGAAGAAGATATGCTCGCCGCGCTAGAGCGGAAAGAAATTGTTAAAGGTGATGTTGTAGTTATTCGCTATGAAGGACCGAAAGGCGGCCCCGGAATGCCAGAAATGCTCACGCCAACTTCGGCTATTATCGGTGCCGGTTTAGGCAAAGAGGTCGCATTGATAACCGATGGACGCTTTTCCGGTGGTTCACATGGTTTTATTGTTGGCCACATTGTACCCGAAGCTCAAGAAGGGGGTCCAATTGCTGTCATTACAAACGGTGATATTATCACCATCGATACACACAACAATCAATTAAATGTAGCTATTAGCCCTGAAGAAATGGCCCGCCGTCAAGCTCAATGGACTAGCCCCCCTTATAAAGCAACTCGTGGTACTTTATATAAATATATTAAAAATGTTAAGAATGCTTCAGAAGGTTGTGTGACCGATGAGTAG
- a CDS encoding CbbQ/NirQ/NorQ domain-containing protein — translation MVDVDQYRVKEEPYYRTVSDEVTLYEAAYAARMPVMLKGPTGCGKTRFVEYIAWKLQKPLITIACHEDMTASDLVGRFLLDATGTRWQDGPLTIAARIGAICYLDEVVEARQDTTVVIHPLTDHRRNLPLEKKGELVTAHPDFQLVISYNPGYQSLMKDLKQSTKQRFGALDFDYPAAEVEAEIVAHETGINMTVAEKLVAIAHRARNLKGHGLDEGISTRLLVYAGNLIAKNIDPKSACHMTLVRPLTDDPDMRDTLDAAVNTYF, via the coding sequence ATGGTTGACGTTGACCAATATCGAGTCAAAGAAGAACCTTATTATCGAACCGTCAGTGATGAAGTGACACTTTACGAAGCGGCTTATGCTGCACGGATGCCGGTGATGCTTAAAGGCCCAACCGGTTGTGGTAAAACCCGCTTCGTCGAATATATTGCCTGGAAACTGCAAAAGCCGCTAATTACCATAGCGTGCCACGAGGACATGACGGCTTCTGACCTCGTAGGGCGGTTTCTATTAGATGCGACTGGAACGCGTTGGCAAGATGGCCCATTAACCATAGCCGCTCGAATAGGCGCTATCTGCTATCTGGATGAGGTCGTTGAAGCTCGACAAGACACCACGGTCGTAATTCATCCGCTCACTGATCACCGTCGCAATCTACCTTTAGAGAAAAAAGGTGAGTTAGTAACAGCGCATCCCGATTTTCAATTGGTTATTTCTTATAACCCCGGTTATCAAAGCCTGATGAAAGATTTAAAACAGTCTACCAAGCAACGCTTTGGTGCTTTAGACTTTGATTACCCAGCGGCGGAAGTGGAAGCCGAAATTGTTGCCCATGAAACGGGAATTAATATGACTGTGGCTGAAAAACTAGTGGCTATTGCCCACCGTGCCCGTAATCTCAAAGGTCATGGTTTGGATGAAGGGATTTCTACTCGCTTGTTGGTTTATGCCGGCAATTTAATCGCTAAGAATATCGATCCCAAATCAGCTTGTCATATGACGCTAGTACGTCCACTCACTGATGATCCTGATATGCGCGATACCTTAGATGCTGCTGTCAATACTTATTTTTAA
- a CDS encoding histidine kinase — protein MKIYHRLRTKLSIAFIIVTLIPTLIIGIYAIQVASQTLQAQTLAQQTEQVKILENLIRSFLSIVKSDLSFLSQSAPLREYLNLHMVLMSDSQVESVPTNSTEATQQAVHNILEQKQTALEQEFLAFSRSRQIYYQIRYLDEMGQEIARVDADESKSWIVAKKLLQNNADQDDFKGTMRLSSKQLFISKLDLNREQGQIEVPHKPVIRYAVNVYYPNNQRAGIVTINVNPNQFLQALGDAFLIDQEGFFLHHPNPKKEWGGPNDLKTGVTFEKDYPQIVSQVLNKNGTLSTNTAAISYQRIIVPGSSQQWTLLVLHHTREIFQSIIEFRLAFNIILAIAILIAIWFAIILSAKITRPIEQLTRIAEAISRGELIENRVEIHDKSEIGQLAQAFERMRVSMIKSFEKLRKQSRM, from the coding sequence ATGAAAATTTACCATCGGTTAAGGACCAAATTAAGTATTGCTTTTATTATTGTGACGTTAATTCCAACTTTAATTATCGGTATCTATGCTATACAAGTGGCTAGCCAAACTTTGCAAGCTCAGACTTTAGCCCAACAAACTGAACAGGTTAAAATCTTGGAAAACCTGATCAGGTCATTTTTATCGATAGTTAAAAGTGATTTATCGTTTTTAAGTCAATCTGCACCGCTGCGAGAATATTTAAATTTACATATGGTTTTAATGTCAGATTCTCAGGTTGAATCAGTGCCGACGAATTCAACAGAAGCAACTCAACAAGCGGTGCACAATATCTTAGAACAAAAACAAACCGCATTGGAACAAGAATTTCTGGCCTTTTCTCGTTCCCGTCAAATTTATTACCAAATCCGTTATCTAGACGAAATGGGTCAGGAAATAGCACGAGTGGATGCGGATGAATCCAAAAGTTGGATCGTTGCTAAAAAATTATTGCAAAACAATGCTGATCAAGATGATTTCAAAGGAACCATGCGCTTATCCAGTAAGCAACTTTTTATTTCCAAATTAGATCTCAATCGTGAACAAGGGCAAATAGAAGTTCCTCATAAGCCGGTAATTCGTTATGCGGTTAATGTTTATTATCCTAATAATCAACGGGCTGGTATTGTCACGATTAATGTGAATCCCAATCAATTTCTTCAAGCGTTAGGAGATGCTTTTCTAATTGATCAAGAAGGTTTTTTTCTTCATCATCCGAATCCTAAAAAAGAGTGGGGTGGTCCTAACGATTTAAAAACGGGGGTTACTTTTGAAAAAGATTATCCGCAAATCGTTTCACAAGTACTTAATAAAAACGGTACCCTCAGTACCAACACCGCCGCAATCTCTTACCAACGAATTATTGTCCCTGGCTCTTCACAACAGTGGACTTTATTGGTTTTACACCATACTCGTGAAATTTTTCAAAGTATAATAGAATTTCGCTTAGCATTTAATATCATTCTGGCCATCGCTATTCTCATCGCCATTTGGTTTGCTATTATTTTAAGTGCTAAGATTACTCGTCCCATTGAACAGTTAACCCGTATTGCTGAGGCCATTAGTAGAGGTGAATTGATTGAAAATCGTGT
- a CDS encoding toxin of the YoeB-YefM toxin-antitoxin system, whose amino-acid sequence MKNLEFDPIAFEDFAWWIEQDRNKAIKIIKLIREIQRNPYSGRGEPEPLKHELVGCWSRRIDQEHRLVYQVLETEDKIRILACRYHYSKH is encoded by the coding sequence GTGAAAAACTTAGAATTCGATCCGATAGCGTTTGAAGATTTCGCCTGGTGGATTGAGCAAGATCGTAACAAGGCTATAAAAATTATCAAACTGATACGTGAAATACAACGTAATCCTTATTCTGGAAGAGGAGAGCCCGAACCACTGAAACACGAATTAGTGGGTTGTTGGTCAAGACGCATCGATCAAGAACACCGGCTGGTTTATCAAGTGCTAGAAACCGAAGATAAAATTAGAATTTTAGCTTGTCGATATCATTATTCTAAACATTAG